Genomic segment of Mercurialis annua linkage group LG6, ddMerAnnu1.2, whole genome shotgun sequence:
TTGCTCAGTGACTAAACACCAGAACCAGTAAATAGGCAAGCACCTCTTGAAGATAATGGCAAAATGAAGTACAGGCacagttgaatttgtttcattcgACGCTTACTAAGGGAAGATGATGGCTTTTTACAGTTCATGTCATATCTTGGAGGTTATAATTTATCTTCAGTTCAGATTATAAGCTTGAAGTTTAAAAGTTTTAGAGTTGCAATAGCCTCTCTTCATAGAGCCAGTTAGTTTTTACTCCCGTAATTTCTCTTGTTGACCAAAAAAAGTAACAACTGATATCCAAGAGAGTAATAAGGAGAAACAGGAGCTTTGATTTCGCTTCAAGCTTCCTGCTTAaggcaataaaaaaaaaaggctgCTCTCTGGGAAAGGTTTCCAGAATTCCTTTTGACTGATTTAGCATCCTTAATGTTAATCCCAAAGCCATTTAATTCAAGTCAGGGAATTGATCAGATTTTATTCAAGTAAATCACTAAAGCACTAAACTGAATAATCATCGAGTTCCTTCCCCAACATCACGAATTCACAGACATTTTGCAATTCACATAAATGGACCAATAGCTCAACCCCAAGAACCATTCACTACTAGCTCATAAGAATAACACTACTTAAGTTTAAATAGCCATAATGAAAGACATGCACAAAACAATACCTGAAGAAGGTGCCTAAGTAGGCAATGCAATATAGTTTGAGCTTGAGGAGATGGCTCAAAACATGGAAACTCGGTGCACGCTGAAAATGACATTCTCTGAGATACACCAACAACAACGCCAGCATTTGGAAGAAGCCCAAGAGGATATATTTCACGATCAAACTCGAGCTCTGGGTCCAGCTAAAATATCAATCTCAAGTTAGTAGGCAGAATCCAGAAACAATGAGtcaaataaattgtcaaaaaactTCAATCCCAAAGATTTCCTATCAAAACATTCAAAACTGCCATTGCACAAAATGCAGCTAAATCAAGTACATGTAATGTATGTCCAGCATTTGGGCTAATATGCTTTTctgaaatagaaaaaatttcaaCGCTGCATAAAGGCATTTCAGACTGTTGTTTACCTAATTTAGAGTCTCTATCTCCAAAATATGTCAAAAACATACCTTGAAAATCTACTTTATTTGCTTTAATCAATACGTTACCAAGGTTTTTTTTCCCAACTATAATGCCAAAAAGCATCATAGACTTGCAGGAGAATTGATAGGATAAATGGTAACAATTTTTCATTACATGAACACAGGTTACAGCCACTTTGTTGATGCAAACCAGTCATACCAGAACAGGGAGCTCACAAAACTCATAAAACAGACGAACACTCTTATGACTTGAACTTAGATATCTAAACATACAATAGACAACTGACATTTTTCTGATTAACATACAGAAGATAAGTGTACACAGACAGTTTAGTATCATCAGCTAGACAcccaaaattaataataaacaaatacctGCAAAAAATCCTCCTGCTTAAAAGAATCAACACCAGGAGATGGATACCAAACCTGTAAAGAAACGCTTCCAACAAGAACAGTTATCAGACGAGTACACATAACAGGAACTATAGTTGACAGCTTTTAAGAATTAGTAAATCAACCACTAACTGAAACGTCAAAGAAACTACACTACCCAGATTAAATCTTGGTTACCTGCATCCCTCGGTGCCCATAATCCAACCAAGAAACATCCTCAATTAAATTTGTCTTCTCCTGTGATTGACCGCAAGTGACCCAGAATAATTCAACAGAGTCAGTGAGCTCTCTTTCACGTCCATCGTCCAAATCCAATAGTGAAAGCTCCCCATTGGTTCTTAGTATCAAACATCTACCAAAATGGGCAAGCACTCAGAGGCATAATGATTGATGCAAAAGATCCTACAAGTCATTGCAAAGATACATACCTAGCAGGCTCTCTAACTGATAAATCCAAAGATGGTGAAATGTGATTCTTAAAGGCATCCTCTCTTAGAATCTGATCAGGGATAAATCGCATTGCAGCAGGATGGCTCTTTGCAGTCATGATTGAGAGTTCTCGTACTGTAGAAAGCTGTTTGTCATTTTATCACTTAAAATGTATGAAGAATAAAGCTTCATTCAAGCACTCAAACTAAGAGTGAAACTCAAACTTGAggagcaaaaagaaaaaatatttacaaataattccATTCAATGTTTTGCTTAATGAACCGGATTACATTCATTTACCTGCAGATTTGGAGTTTGGTGAGGTGTCAAGTCACCATTTAATTTTACATGGAATATGTGAACATCAAATGGGCGATACGTGACAAGTATGTGATCTTCATAGACATCCATCACCATTGGCTTGGCAAGTAATGGCTTCCGGCAAAGCAAGGAACTCTGATCGAGATGATATCTTGGATAGAAGAGCAATTCATACCTGCATTCAACAGCAAAATTCCAAGTTGAACACAAGAAGATGCAAACAATATAACTGGTGCATATGAAAGCTTGCTTGGCTTTATTCCAACTATCTCGCAGTTGTTTCTGCATCAAGCATAATCACAGGTCTACAAGATGGCCCCAGAGACAGTTCAGAACATCAAGTATTATTTTAAGCCAGCTCCAATCTCATTCAAAAGAATCAGAACATCAAATTACTAATTTTAAAGGACAGATCAGAAAGAGCATCTCATGAATGTATTAGTATAATTCTATAAATCCTAATGCCATACATTTCTCAATATCATCAATATCAAATTTGGCGCTGGAATGGAAGATATATATCTGAAACATAAGTACCATATTCCAACCATGAAACATAATTGTTCAGTTGTTAAATTGCAACAAAAGTATAATATCCAGAACACGTTTGCAACCATTGGAACCATATATAGCTCAGCAGATTTGTATTATTTGTCACCTAGATTACAGATTCAAAACATGCTCAAATAATCGGGGATGACCaattaaaatatgtaaatgGAGGCTGATGACAACTCACGTGTTTGAAGAATCAATATAGTTGCAGACAACGACAATCTTGCCCAACCATAACAAACCTTTGCAATGAATTTTTTGTTCCTGGGTAATATCTCCAAACACTCGCCATTTTTTCAGCCGCATATCATATAGGATTAAGCCATGAAGACCAGCAGCTGCTAAGTACATTCCATCCTTGCTAGCTGCCACATGTTGAACAGGCCAGTTTTGAGAGATATAAGAAACCTGGACAAAAGAAGAGATAATATAAGGCTCGCAAAACTGCAAAAACAAAATTAGGTGAGGAAAGTATATTTAAATTAACCTTTGAATACATACTGGAAGATTCAGATGTAAAATTTTGAGTTCATCAGTGTCTTCAGACTGTACAACAAGCAATCGATCTTCACCGTAAATCACCTGGCGCACGTAAGTCATTCCAGACACTCCTCTGCTAAGACAACATTTCCCAAATGAAAATGCAAGAATTCTCTCCAAAGATCCTTCTTCAATAGCAAAAAGCTTATATCCATATTCATCCCACTGCATCAGTGAGGTTCCACCCACCAATGGCTCATAATTACAATCttggtttggcttaattacagGTGAAGACACTGAACTCAGACCAATTTGCCGGATTGTTGACATCAAGCGACAGCCAGAAACGGACCAAACTGTTAGTCCTCTCAACTTCCACCCAACAGCAAAAGCAGAATTATCAGGTGCCCATGCAATACAACTAACTGAGCCAGTGGAATCCACTGAATACCTGCAAATCAAATAAACGAAGACGCCAGACCTCTCAAAATTTATGAATGAATTCTGAATACAAAAGTGTATTGTAGACTGACATTGCAAATTACAATCAGGTAAACAGAAGGAACCCAGCCGATTATTCCAGAACCTTAGATGGTGCAATGCCTTAAGCACTTTAGAAAACCTTTTCATTTCTAATGGATGGAAGTAGCTGTTCTCAAGTTCTATGAAAGGAGAAAACCTTGGCAATGGTCTGAAGACTAAAACTGAGAGCCATTTAATTATCCCACAATTGAAGTAACCTATTTAATAATCTGCAAAACTTACCCCCAGTCTTTCAATGACACTGTACGAATGAGTGACGCAGATTCTGCTAGGTCATATAACTCAACAACCCCTCCTTTAGTACCAACAGCAAGGATTTGTTGATCTGATGCAACTGAAGTACATACAGCATCACCACAACCCAACTTCTTTTCGGCTTTGATAGATTCAGGTTGCTTTAACCCTTTCTTGCTTACAGAGCATGATACCAGCTGTCCATCAGAGTATAAAACAAATAGCAGCCTCAAGGAAAAACAATACTCTAATTGTGTAATAGCAGACCTCCTGCCTATGTTATGATTAGATACAAAATCTCCTGCGCTCTGCCCAGAAGATGGACCGTTAACTAAAGAGTGCGGTAACACACCCATTTCACTGCTCTCATGTGGATAGTGATCAGGCTCAAAAGATCCACAAAACTAcatagaaaaatcaaaaaaaaaatcagataggAAATTTAAATGGGAAAAAAAGAATTAGAAGCAGAAagggtgaatttttttttattacctCCCCCTTCCATGAGATGCTATATAAGGATCCAGTGGAAAGACCAAGTAGCATATATTTGTTATCACTCACAATATTGCTCCTAGAAAGAAAGACATTGTGATACTATCAAGAGCTCAGACaaaaactaaaagataataaaatcaatctatCATGTAaagaaaaggtaaaaaaaacaaCCAATTGAGTTGCCAATAAATTAACACAAATATGTAAACATCACAAATTTCAATAGATGCATAGAAGTCAGTGAGAGCTCAGTAAGCAACAAAGTAACTCACACTGTCAAGCCTTTTTTTGCAAAAGGCACCTGCTCACTAAGAAGAAGAgatatatttgcaaaaaataaacTGGATGGTTGCTTCCCTCCTATTTGTGTTCTCTTTTCAGAGAATTGGACCTTGAAAATGTGAAGAAAGAAGGATGATGTCTGCAAACATGAAGACAAATACAACAATTTCATTACATTGAGCTATACTATCAgagaacaaaaat
This window contains:
- the LOC126653956 gene encoding uncharacterized protein LOC126653956; amino-acid sequence: MYMAYGWPQVIPLEPGLCASSQQIIYLRVNNHLLLVVSPSHFELWSCSQHKVRLGKYKRDAASVEREGENLQAVWSPDAKLIAILTSSFFLHIFKVQFSEKRTQIGGKQPSSLFFANISLLLSEQVPFAKKGLTVSNIVSDNKYMLLGLSTGSLYSISWKGEFCGSFEPDHYPHESSEMGVLPHSLVNGPSSGQSAGDFVSNHNIGRRSAITQLEYCFSLRLLFVLYSDGQLVSCSVSKKGLKQPESIKAEKKLGCGDAVCTSVASDQQILAVGTKGGVVELYDLAESASLIRTVSLKDWGYSVDSTGSVSCIAWAPDNSAFAVGWKLRGLTVWSVSGCRLMSTIRQIGLSSVSSPVIKPNQDCNYEPLVGGTSLMQWDEYGYKLFAIEEGSLERILAFSFGKCCLSRGVSGMTYVRQVIYGEDRLLVVQSEDTDELKILHLNLPVSYISQNWPVQHVAASKDGMYLAAAGLHGLILYDMRLKKWRVFGDITQEQKIHCKGLLWLGKIVVVCNYIDSSNTYELLFYPRYHLDQSSLLCRKPLLAKPMVMDVYEDHILVTYRPFDVHIFHVKLNGDLTPHQTPNLQLSTVRELSIMTAKSHPAAMRFIPDQILREDAFKNHISPSLDLSVREPARCLILRTNGELSLLDLDDGRERELTDSVELFWVTCGQSQEKTNLIEDVSWLDYGHRGMQVWYPSPGVDSFKQEDFLQLDPELEFDREIYPLGLLPNAGVVVGVSQRMSFSACTEFPCFEPSPQAQTILHCLLRHLLQRDKSEEALRLAQLSAQKPHFSHCLEWLLFTVFDAEISRQSANKNQNSVLKHVGNYSFLEKTCDFIRNFPEYLDVVVSVARKTDGRHWADLFTAAGRSTELFEECFQRRWYRTAACYILVIAKLEGPAVSQYCALRLLQATLDESLYELAGELVRFLLRSGKEYEQTSTDSDILSPRFLGYFLFRSSSRKTSLDKSTSFKEQNAHVASVKNILESHASYLMSGKELSKLVAFVKGTQFDLVEYLQRERYASARLENFASGLELIGQKLQMGTLQSRLDAEFLLAHMCSVKFKEWIVVLATLLRRSEVLFDLFRHDTRLWKAYSITLQSHPVFVEYQDLVESLEDRLASVSELEEK